The DNA region TTCAGATTTACCGCAAATGTTATCTGCTACAATCCTACCTTGTTTATTAGCAGGGCCAGCCAGAGGAATCATGGTTGGTTTACCGCTAATAAAATCTACTACTTCAATAGCGTCTCCTATTGCATATATGTTTTCATCTGAAGTCTGAAGATATTCATTTACTTGAATACCCCCTCTTTCACCAACTTTCAACCCTGCATCTTTAGCAAGTTGGTTTTCGGGCCTAACACCTATGGAAAATATAATTAGATCAGTTTCTATTTCCTTTCCACTTTGTAGAACCAACTTTTTACCTTGGTTTTCAAAGGATTTAACTCCATCACCTAGGATTAGATCTATACCCTTAGATTTTATATGATTATGCAAAATAGAAGCCATTTCGTAGTCGATAGGTCCCATTATTTGATCAGCCGCTTCTACAAGAGTTACATGTATACCTTTATGATGTAAGTTTTCTGCCATTTCAATACCGATAAAACCACCACCTATAACTATTGCGGACTTTGGTTTTTTAGTATCTACAAAAGATTTAATAGCATCTGTATCTGGTATATTGCGTAATGTAAACAGATTTTTAGCTTCATTTATTCCGGGGATAGGTGGTTTAATTGGATTAGCACCAGGTGAAAGAACAAGTATATCATAGGATTCTTCATATATTTCATTAGTTTTTAAGTTTTTAATAGTTAACTTCTTTTGGGAAGGATCTATTTTAATAACTTCGCTTAGAACACGAATATCCATATTGAACTTTTTTGACATTCCTTCTGCAGTTTGAACTAACAAAGCCTCTCTTTTTTCAATAATGTTTCCAATATAATAAGGAAGACCACAGTTAGCAAAGGAAATATACTCTCCTCTTTCAAACATAATAATTTCTGCATTTTCATCCATTCTTCGTAATCTAGCAGCAGTAGAAGCACCGCCTGCTACACCACCTACAATAATTACTTTTTTACTCATCATAAAATCCTCCTAGTCTTTAAATGATATATTAAATTATAAAACTCTAAATTTATATATTGTGATATTACGATATTAGCTATAAATATAAATTAACACTGTGTCAATAACTAAATTTAGTTATTGACAATAGCATTAACGATAGCCTTGGCCTTAGGATTAACAACCTTGTAAACGATTTCTAAACCGTTTCTTTCGCCAGCAATAATACCGGAGCTTCTAAGTTTAGCCAAGTGCTGAGAAATAGTAGACTGAGGGATATCTAAGCAATTTTGAATTTTAGACACATTGCATCCATTGCAGCTAATCAATCCTTGAACTATACAAAGTCGTATAGGATGAGCGAGTGCTTTTAAAATCTCAGCATTTTCATCAAAAATCTTAGTATCATTTGAAAAAGGGTCCATAAGATAACCTCCTTGCATCCTAATATCATAATATTACGATATATAAAAATGCGTGTCAAGTATTTTTTATAACATTTTATAGAATACTTTTAAAATCAAGTATTCAATCTAAAAACAATCATAAAAGGGAAAGATTCCGCTCATTTTTATGTAATAAATCATAAATTTTTAAATATCAGATTTTGTTAACATAGCTCTCATTTCAGTTAAGTTTTCTTCAAGACTTTTATCAACTGTATATGCTCTATCTACATGACTAATAAGTTTTTCATGCATATTTGCTAATATGTAGTCGGATTGTTCTGTTTGGTTTAAGACATCTCCAATATATTTCTTCTGTGTAGTAATTGTATCCGTTACTGCATTTACTTCATCTTCAACAGATTTAAAGCCTTGAACCATTTCCTCAATTTTAGTATTTACTATTTGCCCCATATTAATTCCATCTGCTATTGCAGCTGTACTTTTAGTATTATTTTCAATTGCAACTTTAATTTCATTCTGTATGTTAGTTATTAAAGATTGTATTATGGAAGTGCTAGAGTTTGTCATTTCAGCAAGCTTTCTAACTTCATCTGCAACTACAGCAAATCCTCTACCATGTTCACCAGCCCTTGCAGCTTCAATAGCTGCATTTAGTGCTAATAAATTTGTTTGTTTTGCTATATCTGTAATAGTTTTTATTATATTTGTTATTTCACTAGAACTCTCATTCAAATTAAGCATAGAATCAGATGAATATTTTGATTGGATTTGCAACTCCAACATTACCTTAGATAAGCTATTTGCAGCCTGTTGACCCTCTAAAGATTTATTAACCGAATCTCTTGAAATACTATTTAACTTGTCACTCCGCTCTGATAAATAAATGGCCAAGCTATTGGATTCATTAGATATTGACTTTACCTTTTCTATAGTGTTTTTAATCTCATCAGCAAGAAGAGATAACTCATCATGTTGCTCGTTAACTAAGCCATGCTGTTGGATAATGGTTCCCATTCTTTCATAAATATTCTTAATGTGATCTTTAAATAGATCCATAAAAATCCTCCTTTGTATGTAAGTGAATAGTAAATATATATTATCAAACATTTAGTAAAATATATGTGATTCATGTCAAGTTACTTTGTTAAAATACTTAGATTAAATACTATAATATCATAAATTTTGGTAATTTAATAATATAATATAGAAATTTTGACTACACTATAGTAATATGGAATATGTAGAAAAGATCATTTGATGCTATAGCATCGGCTCCTGTCACACTTAAATTTTAAAACTTTATTTTAAAATTTCAAGCGCTCAAAATACTACTAAGATTCTACTCCTTTAGAAAAGATAAGGAATTAAAAAACTTATATTTTCGTATAGAGTAGGAAAATTTAGCAATAAGAAAGAGAGGAAATACATATGAAAAATCCAATAGTTACAATTACAATGGAAAATGGAAAGCAGATGAAGGCAGAACTTTATCCAGAGATAGCTCCTAATACTGTTAATAACTTTATATCCTTAATAAACAAAGGGTACTATAATGGTGTTATTTTCCATAGGGTAATACCAGGATTTATGATTCAAGGTGGAGATCCAAATGGAACAGGTACTGGTGGACCAGGATATAGTATAAAGGGAGAGTTTAGTGGAAATGGTTTTAAAAATGATTTAAAGCATACCAAAGGCGTTCTTTCTATGGCAAGAACAATGGCTCCTAACTCAGCAGGCTCCCAGTTTTTTGTTATGGTAGCTAACTCTCCACACTTAGATGGCCAATATGCTGCTTTTGGTAAGGTGATTGAAGGAATAGAAGTAGCAGATGAAATTGTATCAGTAGATCGTAACTATAGCGATAAGCCAAATGTTGATCAAAGAATGAAAGAAGTAACTGTAGATACATTTGGAGTAGATTATCCAGAACCAGAAAAAATGTAGATTATTTTAAAACACCTAGAATGGTATTTAATACATTCTAGGTGTTTTTTTATATTCTAATGACGCAGTCCTTACAAAGTACTAACAGGTAGAACTCTGAAAACAAGCTTATATTATGTAATTATATATAAAGTAAATCACACTATTCAGGTCTATTGAATATTATGGTATGACGAATGATTTAATATATAAAGCTAATTTAAGGGAGGTAATTAAAAGTGTATTACAACGGATGTAATCAATATTCATACCAATATGGAAACTGTGGATCATGTCAAATTTATCCAGTTCCATTTATGCCTACTAACCCATTATACGCTCATGCTTATGTACCTTATCAATCCTTTACGACTACATTCCCTATAGGAGAAGCATTGATGAAGGGGACTATATTCCCAGAGTTATCTAATGTGTATAATCCATATGAAGATTATCGGAAGGAGGAAAAATAATGGGCGATAGACATAAATTATTAAAACAAATTCAGGAAGTAGAATTTGCTGCAGTAGAGTGGCAACTGTACTTAGATACACATCGCTATGATCAAAGAGCATTGATGGAGTATAACAACTATTCGAACCAGTTATTAATGTTAAAACAACAATACGAAATGCTTTATGGCCCACTTTTAAATTATGGGTTCTCTCCTAATCATGGTTCATGGAGATGGCTCGATAGTCCATGGCCATGGGAAGAATAATGATAAAAGGAAATTAAGGAGGGAAATATATGTGGATTTATGAAAAAAAACTAGAGTATCCAGTTAAAATTCATTGCAAAGATTTAAGAATGGCTAAATATTTATTAACTCAATACGGAGGCCCAGATGGAGAACTTTCTGCAGCTATAAGATATTTAAATCAAAGATATACAATTCCTACTAATGAAGCAAAAGGTCTTCTAACAGACATCGGTACGGAAGAATTAGCTCACGTAGAAATAATATGCACAATGATTTATCAATTAACAAAGGATGCTACTGTAGAAGAGTTAGAAGCAGCAGGACTTGGTTCTAATTATGCCATTAGAAATGGAGCATTATTTCCAACAGATTCCAATGGTGTGCCTTGGACAGCATCATATATTCAGGCCCATGCAGATCCTATTACAGATTTACATGAAGATATGGCAGCTGAACAAAAAGCCAGATCTACTTATGAGCATTTACTAAAATTAACTGATGACCCAGGAATAAAAGATGCTCTAAGGTTTTTATGGGAGAGAGAAGTTGTACATTATCAAAGATTTGGAGAAGCGTTAAGGATTGTACAAGAATATATGCAGTGTAAAAAGATTTTTTAATTTGAAACAGTTTTAACTAAGGAATATCTCAACCGAGATATTCCTTAGTTATTTTTTGTGAAAAAAGAAAAATATTTTAGGAATAATTAGCATCCCTATATTCATACTAATTAGATATACAACTGACCTATTTAATTGGCAGTATATCATACTCAACTTTATATTTATTAAAATCATAGAGTTCAATTTCTACCCTAGGATTTTCTTTATCAATAAAATCAAATAATAGGACAGGTCTAAGTTGTTTATCATTTTTAATTATTCCACTTTTTTCAATGCCATCACAAATACTTTTAGGGTAATTATGTAGGTCTCCCATCCTTTTATCAGGGAAATATAGCTTAAGAACAGTAATCAACTGATTTTCAAGTTTAGGACCTAAATATTGTTGATTTATATAACCAGCTATCATGTTTTCATAAGCAATATATTTACTATGTTTACCGGCTCTAGGCATCCAAGCCTGACCATTAACATTAGTTAGCTTAAAGTTAGATTTACTAAGGGGACGTCCTGGTATAGTGAATTTTAACATAGTACACCTCCAACAATATTGTAACACAAAGAAGGGTGATGCTTACAGGATAGTTTTTGAATAAAGTGACAATAATTTAAGATGACTTTACTACATTATATTTAGGATGTGTTATAATGAAAAAAAAAATTGAAACAATTTTAGATTGGCTACAAGCTATTTTTATAGCTGTAATAATTGCGGTTATAATAGAGAATCTAGTATTTAGTTTCGCAGTAGTAAGTGGGCAGTCTATGTTTCCTACATTAGAAACTGAAGACAGGCTATTGGTAGCTCGCATGCCTTATATATATAAGGAACTTAATAAGGGAGACCTTGTTATTTTCAATCCTCCCAATGGCTTAGACAAAAGGGAAATGTTTATTAAAAGAGTTATAGCTAAAGAAAATGATCATTTTTTTATTGAAGATGGTGTTTTATATATAAATGGTGAAAAACAGATAGAAAACTATACCTGTGAAGAGGAATATTTACCACGTAATTATAATTATATAGAAGGTATAGTGCCGCCTAATATGGTTTTTGTAATGGGAGATAATCGAAATGATAGTAATGATAGTCGAACTTTTGGATTTGTTCCTAAGGATAGAGTGAAGGGTAAGGTGCTTTTAAAGATTTGGCCATTAGACGAAATGAAAGCCTTTATAAGCCCTAACTAAAGGGGGAAACTTAATGGACCTAAAGGAAAAAATTATATCTTATTCGAAAGATATAGGGATAGATTTAATTGGATTTACAGATGCTAAGCCATTTGAGGATTTGAGAAAAATATTAGTAGAACGTAAAGAAAAAGGTAATTTATCTGGTTTTGAAGAAGAGGATATTGAGCTAAGGATTGACCCTAAAAGAACTTTAGACAGTGCTCAATCTATTATAGTTATTGCCATGTCCTATTATATAAAAAATGAAAGAATAGGTCGCGATGAAAACCCACAGTTTTATGGGGAACTAGCTAGAACAGCTTGGGGTCAAGACTACCATATAGTACTAAAGAGCAAGTTAGAAAAGTTAGCACACTTTATTTCTAATGAATATGATGGATTTGAGTATAAGGCCTTTGTAGATACAGGGCCTTTAGTAGATAGATATTTAGCAAATCGGGCTGGTATAGGATTTTATGGCTATAATTCGGCAATTATAAATGATAACTTTGGATCTTGGATATTTTTGGGATATATGATAACAAATCTTCCAATTAAAAATGACAAGCCTTTAAATATAAGTTGTTTAGGGTGTAATTTATGTATTAAAAACTGTCCTACGTCAGCTATAGAAGGTCCATATGAATTTAATGCTAATAAATGCTTATCTAATATATTACAGCAAAAAAGAGAAATTCCAGAGGTAAAATTATCAATAATTAACAATAAAATATATGGATGTGATATATGTCAAAATGTTTGTCCTCATAACATAGACATTAAGGAAATGACAACTAAGGCATTTATACCTGATGATCTTCCTTATAAGGTTGATTTAATACCATTACTTAAATTATCTAATAAAGAGTACAATTCGCTTTTCAAGGAAAATGCATCAGGATGGAGAGGGAAAAAAATATTACAGAGAAATGCAATAATTGCCCTAGGAAATTACAAAGACAAAGAAGCTATACCTTATTTAATACCTATGCTGAAGGATGTAAGGCCAGATATTAGAAAAATAACAATATGGGCTTTATATAATATTAATCCTAAAGTAGCTGTAGAGCTAATTAATACTATTAAGGATAGTGAAAAGGAACAAGATGTACTAGAAACCATAAATATGTATTTGAATAAATATTATAATAAATAGTGTAGCAAAGTGTCCCTCCTGAATAGGATAATAATGAAGCTATCTAATAAGGGAGGGAGATTGATGCAGAATTACTGTAAATTATCATATAGACAATTAAAAAAGTATTGTGATCTAACTAATTTTAAATTTGATACTACAGATGAAATACCTTGCTTGGTAGGTATAATGGGGCAAGAAAGAGCTGAAGAAGCAATGGAATTTGGACTTGGGATAGATCATCCAAGTTATAATATTTATATTAGTGGAGCAAAAGGTACCGGTAGAACTAGTTATGCTAAAAAGGTTGTAGAAAAGAAGTCGCAAAGTCAGAAAGTTCCAGTTGACTGGTGCTATGTATATAATTTTGATTCTAAAGGTAAAATAGAGGCTTTAAGTTTACCAGCTGGTATGGGAAGAATATTTAAAAAGGATATGGATGAGCTCATCGAAGAATTGTTAATACAAGTTCCAAGGGCTTTTAATAGTGTGGATTATGAAAAGCAAAGAAATGAAATTATTAAAGAGTATCAGGAACAAAAAAACAAGCTTATTCAATATCTATCTAGTTATTCAAAGGAAAAACATTTTGTACTTAAGAGTACAACTACGGGTTTTGTTTTTACTCCAATATATGAAGAAAATGAAATATCAGAGGATAAATTTGATGAATTAGATGAAGAAGTTAAAGAGCAACTAGAAAAACAATTAGAGGAAATACATGAGGCTGCCCTTGATATTCTGAGTCAGGTTAAAAAGCTAGAGAGAGTAGCAAAAAAGAAACTACTTCAATTAGAAATGAAGGTAGGTATATATGTTATAAAGCCCTTAATAAATGAACTATTTAAGAAGTATAATCAATGTGAAAATGTACACAATTATCTAAAAAAAGTAGAAAGTGACATTATTGAAAATATA from Alkaliphilus flagellatus includes:
- a CDS encoding CoA-disulfide reductase: MSKKVIIVGGVAGGASTAARLRRMDENAEIIMFERGEYISFANCGLPYYIGNIIEKREALLVQTAEGMSKKFNMDIRVLSEVIKIDPSQKKLTIKNLKTNEIYEESYDILVLSPGANPIKPPIPGINEAKNLFTLRNIPDTDAIKSFVDTKKPKSAIVIGGGFIGIEMAENLHHKGIHVTLVEAADQIMGPIDYEMASILHNHIKSKGIDLILGDGVKSFENQGKKLVLQSGKEIETDLIIFSIGVRPENQLAKDAGLKVGERGGIQVNEYLQTSDENIYAIGDAIEVVDFISGKPTMIPLAGPANKQGRIVADNICGKSEKYVGTIGTSVAKVFDMAVASTGNNEKLLKARGVKYEAIHIHPGSHAGYYPGAFPISMKMLFDPETGKIFGAQAVGYDGVEKRIDVIATAIAANLNAMDLKELELSYAPPFSSAKDPVNMFGFVASNIMNGLVSTVQWHEIDNIVKDGGILVDVREAEENELGFIKGSILIPLGELRSRLGELPKDKTIHIYCQVGIRGYNASRILIQNGYTAKNLDGGYKTYQCVFPSDSSNDCIAQIDDSGVAKIDCSTGEKKL
- a CDS encoding ArsR/SmtB family transcription factor, coding for MDPFSNDTKIFDENAEILKALAHPIRLCIVQGLISCNGCNVSKIQNCLDIPQSTISQHLAKLRSSGIIAGERNGLEIVYKVVNPKAKAIVNAIVNN
- a CDS encoding methyl-accepting chemotaxis protein, encoding MDLFKDHIKNIYERMGTIIQQHGLVNEQHDELSLLADEIKNTIEKVKSISNESNSLAIYLSERSDKLNSISRDSVNKSLEGQQAANSLSKVMLELQIQSKYSSDSMLNLNESSSEITNIIKTITDIAKQTNLLALNAAIEAARAGEHGRGFAVVADEVRKLAEMTNSSTSIIQSLITNIQNEIKVAIENNTKSTAAIADGINMGQIVNTKIEEMVQGFKSVEDEVNAVTDTITTQKKYIGDVLNQTEQSDYILANMHEKLISHVDRAYTVDKSLEENLTEMRAMLTKSDI
- a CDS encoding peptidylprolyl isomerase — encoded protein: MKNPIVTITMENGKQMKAELYPEIAPNTVNNFISLINKGYYNGVIFHRVIPGFMIQGGDPNGTGTGGPGYSIKGEFSGNGFKNDLKHTKGVLSMARTMAPNSAGSQFFVMVANSPHLDGQYAAFGKVIEGIEVADEIVSVDRNYSDKPNVDQRMKEVTVDTFGVDYPEPEKM
- a CDS encoding spore coat associated protein CotJA; translated protein: MYYNGCNQYSYQYGNCGSCQIYPVPFMPTNPLYAHAYVPYQSFTTTFPIGEALMKGTIFPELSNVYNPYEDYRKEEK
- a CDS encoding spore coat protein CotJB, which encodes MGDRHKLLKQIQEVEFAAVEWQLYLDTHRYDQRALMEYNNYSNQLLMLKQQYEMLYGPLLNYGFSPNHGSWRWLDSPWPWEE
- a CDS encoding manganese catalase family protein, with protein sequence MWIYEKKLEYPVKIHCKDLRMAKYLLTQYGGPDGELSAAIRYLNQRYTIPTNEAKGLLTDIGTEELAHVEIICTMIYQLTKDATVEELEAAGLGSNYAIRNGALFPTDSNGVPWTASYIQAHADPITDLHEDMAAEQKARSTYEHLLKLTDDPGIKDALRFLWEREVVHYQRFGEALRIVQEYMQCKKIF
- a CDS encoding RusA family crossover junction endodeoxyribonuclease; translated protein: MLKFTIPGRPLSKSNFKLTNVNGQAWMPRAGKHSKYIAYENMIAGYINQQYLGPKLENQLITVLKLYFPDKRMGDLHNYPKSICDGIEKSGIIKNDKQLRPVLLFDFIDKENPRVEIELYDFNKYKVEYDILPIK
- the lepB gene encoding signal peptidase I — translated: MKKKIETILDWLQAIFIAVIIAVIIENLVFSFAVVSGQSMFPTLETEDRLLVARMPYIYKELNKGDLVIFNPPNGLDKREMFIKRVIAKENDHFFIEDGVLYINGEKQIENYTCEEEYLPRNYNYIEGIVPPNMVFVMGDNRNDSNDSRTFGFVPKDRVKGKVLLKIWPLDEMKAFISPN
- the queG gene encoding tRNA epoxyqueuosine(34) reductase QueG, with product MDLKEKIISYSKDIGIDLIGFTDAKPFEDLRKILVERKEKGNLSGFEEEDIELRIDPKRTLDSAQSIIVIAMSYYIKNERIGRDENPQFYGELARTAWGQDYHIVLKSKLEKLAHFISNEYDGFEYKAFVDTGPLVDRYLANRAGIGFYGYNSAIINDNFGSWIFLGYMITNLPIKNDKPLNISCLGCNLCIKNCPTSAIEGPYEFNANKCLSNILQQKREIPEVKLSIINNKIYGCDICQNVCPHNIDIKEMTTKAFIPDDLPYKVDLIPLLKLSNKEYNSLFKENASGWRGKKILQRNAIIALGNYKDKEAIPYLIPMLKDVRPDIRKITIWALYNINPKVAVELINTIKDSEKEQDVLETINMYLNKYYNK